The genome window acttaaaagtagtttttgaaaataagtttcATAAAACATGGCCAATTTGGCCCTAattctttcatatatatatatatatatatatattataataaaagtatactccaaaatttaaatattataaacctattttctagatattttaaatattaaaaaaaaagattttatttatggtcctatattttaattattcttggtatttatgcaattattttttaaagtaaattacagtagaaaaatatattctcaaaaaacatttatttaaaacaagttttcaaaaaatggattaaaaaaagttatattttccTTATCGAGCAAtgtataatttaatgattttgttCCAAAATTGTTAATGCCAAGATTGGTGATGGAACTCTCTTAaatttcttgtgtttttttttaccatttatgtgaaatttatattttaagatatataaataaataaataaataaataaataatatgaaaaggAATGGGTCTTGAAGGGTGGTGGGAGGCTGAGTAGGTCCATTTACTCGTTCCGGACTATTTCCCATATTCCGATTCCGTTTCAAAGTGTGATTTGTTAATTTGAAAAAGCAAAAGGAGacaagagggagagagagagaaaattctGTGATATAGGGAGGCGTTCACCGAACCGCTCAGCTTTGggaacctctctctctctttccaaTTCTCTGTCTCTCTGTTCGAGTTTCTCTGTCTCTGTATTGGGGTGTGTTGATGCTTTGAAgtatttgttgttgttgttgttgtgtgGAAGATTGAGGATGAAGAAGAGAGGCGAATTGGACGTGTTCGTGTCTGTCAGCAGGAAGAGGGCGGTTCAACTGTTGGTGGGTGTGGGGCTTTTGTACGTGATCTTGGTGGGTTTGGAGATTCCATTCGTGTTCAGAACTGGGTTCGGCGCTGTTTCTCATGAGGGCCTCAATGGCTTGATGGGCGACGCATTGCCTCGCTCGTTTCAGCTTGCGAGCGAAGAGGATATGGAAGAAAGGGCCGCCCCAACCCGCCCACTCCAAGTCCCCTTTAGGGTTTCTCAGGGTTTAGCCCCACAGGGCACAAGGCAACTCACCGAGTACAGTGGGGTCTCGGGCTTGAAATTGGGCCATTTGGACGTGAATGCCAGTGGAAGAGATGGATTTTCAGAGCTGGAGAAGACAGCCAAGGTGGCGTGGGACATAGGAAAGAAACTCTGGGCCGACCTCCAATCGGGGAAAATTCAAACCGACATCAACAAGAATGGGGATGCTCGACCGGAGTCGTGTGCGCACTCGGTTGCACTCTCAGGGCCTGAATTCTTAAAACGAGGAAATATCATGGTGCTGCCGTGTGGGTTAACGTTGGGATCGCACCTTACCGTTGTGGGAAAACCGAGGTCGGCACACCCAGAACACGACCCAAAGATATCTCTGCTGAGGGATGGGGATGAATCGGTGATGGTTTCGCAGTTTATCTTGGAGTTGCAGGGGTTGAAGACGGTGGACGGTGAGGACCCACCGAGGATCTTGCATTTGAATCCAAGGATAAAGGGGGATTGGAGTAGGAAGCCTGTTATAGAGCAAAATACTTGTTATAGGATGCAGTGGGGAACGGCCCTTCGATGCGAAGGGTGGAAATCTAAGGCTGACGAGGAAACTGGTGAGTGGATTTGATTGAGTTTTTGTGATTTTGTCTGAAAAATCGttgcttttgtttgattttaattgCTGAATCTGAATTAGCACATTGGAGTTTTACCTTGGGAAAAAGGCATAAATTTGGTATGAAGTTGGGAGTTTTGGATGATTGATCCTCTTTATAGCAAGCAACTTGGTTTTCTGGTTTGTTGTACTTGTATGATTGACTGGTAAGAGATAGGACTTTTAGGTGTGGAGGACCTGTAACATGAGAAGATGTCATGATCTCTAAAATTTTTCGCCCCTGTTGTGTACAGAGATcaggaaaaggaaaggaaatttgGAATCTTGCAAGTATTTGGGGTTGGAATCATGGTTGTAagatttctaattttcttttctttcatctcCTTGTCAACCATAAGGAGCGGTGGTTTTCCCTGCTCCATCtttctgttttgtttttattgttggTCATACTGCTTAGATTTGAattatttctttcattctttcaaaAGATGCCAATTGATTTTAGTGAATGGTACTGACGGAATAATTCTACATTTTGAAAACTTATTGTTGGTTTCTCCTTTTGTATAAAACATTTGTGGGAATTCTTTGGACTGTCTGCAGTTGATGGTCTGGCGAAATGTGAGAAGTGGATCcgtgatgatgatgatcactCAGAGTCATCCAAGTCTACATGGTGGTTGAACAGGCTGATAGGCCGAACAAAGAAAGTGACAGTAGACTGGTCATTCCCTTTTGAAGAGGAAAAACTATTTGTGCTAACTATTAGTGCTGGCTTGGAGGGATACCACATCAGTGTCGATGGGAGGCATATCACTTCTTTTCCTTATCGCACAGTGAGTAACATCCTGAAGCCTACTGATCTCATGATGATTGTGGATTTTTCttaagattgtttgatattttttttatagggttTTGCTCTTGAGGATGCCACCGGGTTATCTTTGACTGGGGACATTGATGTACATGCCATATTTGCTGCTTCTTTGCCCACATCACATCCAAATTATGCACCACAGAGGCATCTTGAGATGTCAAGTATATGGAAGGCACCATCACTTCCTAATGGACCTGTAGAACTTTTCATTGGTATTCTTTCTGCAGGCAACCATTTTGCCGAACGGATGGCTGTGAGGAAGTCTTGGATGCAACACAAGTTCATTAGATCTTCAAATGTTGTCGCTCGTTTCTTTGTAGCACTGGTAAGTCAAGGTACTTAAGGCACATGTAGTTTCAACTGTGACTTGTTTGTGTACACACTGCCAGTTAGAGATGATCTAAATTTCTTTCTGAATTGATGTTTGGGCAGCATGCAAGAAAAGAAGTGAATGTGGAGTTAAAGAAAGAAGCAGAATATTTTGGTGATATAGTTATGGTGCCTTACATGGATAATTATGACCTTGTTGTTCTGAAAACACTCGCGATTAGTGAATATGGGGTAAGTAGAGGAATAATTACAAAGTTGGAAATGCtgatattgatttttttccctCCCAAGACATAATCATGTTTGATGGGTTTGGCTGTTCACAGGTTCACACAGTATCTGCAAAGTATATAATGAAATGTGACGATGACACATTTGTTAGAGTGGATGCGGTACTTGATGAAGCAAGGAAAGTACCTGATGGTAGTAGCTTGTATGTCGGAAACATGAATTACTACCATAAGCCCTTGCGCTATGGTAAATGGGCGGTGACATATGAGGTGTGGATGGTCTCATTAATCCTGCTACCTTTGATTTCACAAATTgtctttatttgtttgttcaTGTAGATATGATAACTTTGAATCTCCaacttaatgattttttataggTATCTTCAACTTagtataattttgattttaaatggaTTTTACCAATTCTAGCCAAGTTCTTTTCCTCATTTTGCTTATTCTAGTGATTGTCCCTGGCATCAGTTTGATTTATATCATATAAGTACTGATGGTTTTCAGATTCCTGCCTATTGCGATTTTGGGCTACAGGTGGCTCTGGGAGggtgtgatatatatatatatatatatatatatatatatatatatatatatatatatatatttttgagcTACATATAAAAGTGCtactcttattttgttttgtttttcccttcaGCCCGAAATCAAGCAGTCCCAATGTCATAgattattttgtttcatttttcttaatttaggaTGCTCGTGAAGCATTTCCAATATAGTTTACCTTACTTTGCTTTTTGGCTGTGGTTTCAGGAGTGGCCTGAAGAAGATTATCCGCCCTATGCAAATGGGCCAGGCTACATTTTATCGTATGATGTTGCACACTTCATTGTAAATGAGTTTGAGAAACACAAATTAAGGGTGAGTAGCAAATTTGCATTTtcagctctctctctctctctctctctctctcactcatgCGTGTGTGCACATACACATTTGAATAAGGTAAAGAGTAGGAGTTATTTGGGGGTGACTAACTAATTTCCTTGTTAAACAGCTGTTTAAGATGGAGGATGTGAGCATGGGGATGTGGGTAGGGCAGTTCAACAGCTCAAGATCAGTGGAATATCGACACAGCTTGAAATTCTGTCAGTTTGGATGCATAGAAGAGTATTACACAGCACATTACCAGTCTCCAAGGCAGATGATCTGCTTGTGGGAAAAATTACAACAAAATGGAAGGCCACAGTGCTGCAACATGAGATGATAATTGTGAAGTCTGGTGGTAGAAAATCTGGTGAAGAATCCGAAAGACAACAAAGAAGCTTTTTGCAGTCGTAGCAAATATATATTGTACATTCAGAGGGTTGGGGctagtgatatatatatatatagagggacTTTTCAAGGGCCTTTCAAATTCATTCATTATTTCTTTCTCCTTGACCTTTCCATTCATTTGTTATTTTTGGGAAGATAGTGAAGAAGGGTGGCTCATATGATGCAGGATAAACATTTCCACACAAATCCTACTTCTGTTATCTACCATAGAACCACAcccaaatatgaaattttgtaGTTACATTCATGTTTATTATCTTCTTTTACTTCTCTCCCAATTCCCCTCCCCTTTATTGGTCCTCATAAAGTCATGATTGCATAGAGGTGGTGATTTTGTCTGCTTATGGGGAAACCCTCATTTTTCTCAGTGGCACGATTTCTTTCATTTACTGAAATTGGAGGCAAAACCATGGAGAACCGTTGAGGAGTTACTAACAGAGGACATGAGATGGACAATGGCATCAACATTGATTATTATGATGAAATTAGAGGGAGCTATAACAGAGGATAAGGACAAGGACAGGGACTAAAAGTGATATGACTTGAAAAAGTGAGGTTAGATCACCAAGTGGATGGAATAGAGTTAGCTAATATACTAGCCTCTTTTTGCCAACCTAACCCTGTGACATCTCAGTTTTGAACTATTAACAAAGTACAGTAGATATCCATGGAGCATCCCATGACATTAACGGTGG of Vitis vinifera cultivar Pinot Noir 40024 chromosome 17, ASM3070453v1 contains these proteins:
- the LOC100253641 gene encoding hydroxyproline O-galactosyltransferase GALT6; translated protein: MKKRGELDVFVSVSRKRAVQLLVGVGLLYVILVGLEIPFVFRTGFGAVSHEGLNGLMGDALPRSFQLASEEDMEERAAPTRPLQVPFRVSQGLAPQGTRQLTEYSGVSGLKLGHLDVNASGRDGFSELEKTAKVAWDIGKKLWADLQSGKIQTDINKNGDARPESCAHSVALSGPEFLKRGNIMVLPCGLTLGSHLTVVGKPRSAHPEHDPKISLLRDGDESVMVSQFILELQGLKTVDGEDPPRILHLNPRIKGDWSRKPVIEQNTCYRMQWGTALRCEGWKSKADEETVDGLAKCEKWIRDDDDHSESSKSTWWLNRLIGRTKKVTVDWSFPFEEEKLFVLTISAGLEGYHISVDGRHITSFPYRTGFALEDATGLSLTGDIDVHAIFAASLPTSHPNYAPQRHLEMSSIWKAPSLPNGPVELFIGILSAGNHFAERMAVRKSWMQHKFIRSSNVVARFFVALHARKEVNVELKKEAEYFGDIVMVPYMDNYDLVVLKTLAISEYGVHTVSAKYIMKCDDDTFVRVDAVLDEARKVPDGSSLYVGNMNYYHKPLRYGKWAVTYEEWPEEDYPPYANGPGYILSYDVAHFIVNEFEKHKLRLFKMEDVSMGMWVGQFNSSRSVEYRHSLKFCQFGCIEEYYTAHYQSPRQMICLWEKLQQNGRPQCCNMR